acaaataaacatttttatttaatattttttatttttgtttttaatttaaaatattaaattttattttgtaatttattattattattattaaaaaactaaaaaaattaaatcaaaacaaattaaaaagataaaatcttAACCGACATTCAAAACTCGGTGAAATGTTAACATGGATGGATTCAATAAGTTCTTGTCAATAACAAAGCCCACCGAATAGAAACATTAAACTAAAAGTCCATACAAAATGTTCACTCAGGAAAAAAAGACTATATGTCGATAATGAAGAACCATAAGACTGAATTACCCTGCGCccataaaaaatcacaaagcCACTCATGAATGGTAATGAAACTCTGCGCAAAATTTCCTCATGTGATATGAGTTACTATCCCTTGATCACTTATATTACCCGAAACATTTTCCAACTAAAATAGAATATAACTACCGAAATTGAATTGTACATTCAAAATAGTCCTAAGAAGACAGGATCCCAAACGGATACTTGGCATGTCCCCCCTCTTCCAGGTCCATCGCAAGGAAAACGAAAACCTAGATTTGAACGATGGTggttattaatgaaaaaggcATAATAGGATTTTTTGGAGGTACAGGAGAAATACTAAAGGTGCAAGGAGAAGTGCTTCTCTCATCCTTATCCACCTTGCATTGGATCTTTTAAGAGTGAGTTGAGTTCAACTGGTTTACATAAGAATTATACATAATCAAAACTAGtgtttataaaactattttcatACTACTTTCTACaagtgtatatttttaatatgtttaaatgttaattttatctCATGAAAcatttgtatattataataattccATTTTTTATTAGGATAATTATATGTAagaagaattttaatttaaaatgaatttaaaattaagtaaattatttgTGTCAGAAATAATTCGTTGTGATCACAAAAGTTggaaatcaattaaataatttaataatcattaaaagtgttaaaataaCTTCAATTCAAAACACTACCTCTCTCATCCTTATTCACCTTGCATTTGATCCTCTATAGATGAGTTGAGTCCAGCTTATCTACATAACacttacaattaaataaatctaatattttataaaagtatgaaCACACTGCTTTGTgtacatttttaaattgtttataagtcaattttatcCTATAAAAATATGGTATACATTATAATACTTCTATTATTAATTGGTATATTACTTTATAtgatctttttatattatttcttcaaatgcatatttgtaatttatttaaaagttaatttcatcttataaaaataactgtctattatactaatttttgttatagaaaactttacttgaaaaaaaaattatataaattgtataCATTTCAGCAATAGTAATTTGTAGTCAGccacaaaaatcaaaattgagttaaattatatattagtcaataaaaatgttaaacaaGCTTTTATTCAATCAAGAGCGACGATGTGTTCCCTTTCATCCAACTCAACCTTCCATTTGTTTTTCTAGAACTCAATCGGAAAAAGTTATTTAACAtaagacttaaaaattaataggtttgatattttatataaacctttttatactaatttcttcaaatttattttttaatattttataagttaattttatataaaaaaacatttgtatATTGTACTAGTTCCATTCTTTATTCTTGtaaatatataaagagagaaatttaatttaaaataaatttaaaattgcgTAAATTATTTGTCTCAAGAGTACCTCATTGTCActaaataattcaaaagtaaattaaataatttaataatcattaatgGTGTTAAAAGAACTTTAATTCTAGAGTAATGGTACCAtgatacttttacattcatttcgCACATATTATAAGGGTAAAATTGTCATAAAAtcgtaaaattttgtattttgttcaATAAAGAAGAGAGTACAAAGTAGGAAGGGtcgtgtcaaatgaatgtaaaaatttaggtgtgtcaaaCAATCATTTTACTTAATTCTATGAGCAGTGACAACATTAGTTTCCTCTCATTTTTATCTACCTACATTAGATCCTTTAAAATTGAGTTAAGTCCAGCAAATTTACATAAGACTTACACATAATTAAAGCTAACATCGATTCAATTAGAAATGACAACATTATCTCTCTCTCATCCTGATTCACCTTGCATTGGATAGGTTGACTCTATCTGATTTACATAAGacttacaattaaataaatctaGGAGAGTTGCTCCCTTCACCACCACACAATGTTCCCTGCACCTCCTCGTTCCTCTTTTTTCCTTCAGTAAAgttttaatttctgttttaaCTTTCACTAACATCCAACCACTTACTTAAATCTCATTAATGGTCCTCACCCAGTGTATGAATGCACCCCACAGCCACCACTTCCACGGAAATCAAATTGTTTTTCGTTTTCTAAAAATCACACAACACATAACCAATTCGACAAGGCCCACATAAATGACATCAAGAAGCCCAGGAGGCATCGCCACACTTCCACCAAAGGGATGAACCCCAAGTTTTTGAGGAATCAGAGGTACGCTAGGAAGCACAACAAGAAGAATAGGGAAATTGCTTCCGAAGAAGAGTAAAGTGACAAAACTTTCTAACGGAACCTTTAGGgtttttaaacttgtttttttttctttaaatgaaaaaatttgttTGGAATTGTTTGAAATCAATTTTCAGTAATATAATTACTTTGTTCAAATAATACACTAGtcttctaattttgttttcctGATTTCTATTGAAGAAGAccgttgatttttttttattaattgaacaCTACAACGGATGTTAATGTCCGTTTGATTCTTAAACGGATATGGACATCCGCTGAAGACCAAACGGATGTTCTATATTTGTGTGTTGCAGCATtcccaattttttaaaaagtggaAATTTTGATTCGACGTTTATCTCGGTCAACCATTTTTGTTGTTCCTTGTCATTCTATTGTTTAAAATAGacatttgtaatttatttatagttaattttatcttataaaaataattgtatactatactaatttttattattgaaaactttatctgaaaaagaaaaaataatatataaattatatatttcagaaATAATTCTATGTAATTCATCAAAGGTGAGCTAAATTATGTATTACTCATTAAATGGGTTAAATCAgcttttattcaattaaaagtgACAatgtatttccttttctttgtattCCACCTTTCATATGTTCTTTTAGAACTCAATCGGGATAAGTTGTTTTACATAAGTCCAacaatttaatagttttaatatttatataagcctttttatattaatttgttcaaatatattttttaatttatttataagttaattttatgttaaaaacatTTGTATACTGTACTActtccatttttttattcttgtaaatatatgtatataaagagatagaaaaaaattaattttaaaataaatttaaaattaaataaattaaaataacatcaaTTCAATTAGGAATGACATCACTATCTCTCTCATCCATATCCACCATGCATTGGATCCTTTAAAAGTGAGTTCAGTCCAGTTGGTTTAGATAATTCTTACACATAATTAAACATAGtgttttataaaagtatttttacaCTGATTTCTACCCGTgtctatttttaatatgtttaaatgttaattttatcttataaaacatTTGTATATTATACTAATTCCATTTCTTATTTGGGTAATTATATATATggagaaatttaatttaaaattaagtaaattatttgTGTCAGAACTAATTCATTGTGACCTCAAAAGTCCGAagtcaattaaataatttgataatcatCAAaggtgttaaaataattttgattcaattagaAGTGACAACATTATTTCTCTCATTTACCTTTCATTGGATCCTCTAAATGTGGGTTGAGTCTAGCTGAATTCAAATTGATCTATGGGAATCTTTGaccatatttaaaaaaataaaaacactttttaattaggattaaaattggaattttattatagtttagaGATGTAGGATGAAATACTTGGAGATGTAGGGTGAAACACCCTTAACTTCACCGTCAAGTCCAAAACACAAGtaccttatttttaattttagtggaGAGAGACCCACGTCCGTAACACTTCATTCCTTCTTTATCTGTATCTCTcattagttattttcttttcctaaccTAGTAAgacataattatatttgaaacattttttatttgagataaatgatttatttattgtctaaaatgagaaaaaacacattttttaaaatagatttagactttttgaattttggttatatattaaaaaaataaatgttagattgaaggaaaaaaaattataacttttttaattaagtgaatCAATTTATTTAACTCATCAAGCCGAATTGGGATGAACAAAATTTGAGTTTAGTGATTCATTTTGAGAAATCTTCTCCTCTAATAAAATTGGAAacaaatttggaaataaaaaaatgctcaattttaattgtattgtaatgtataaaaactattttacttttgtgtaacaattaatcaatatataatttaaataatagcatatttattattttaactttgtgGAAGATACTACCTTACTtgaatatttgatataaaacacgtaaaatttgtgaatttagtttagaaaaattaaaaaaaaaaacataataatcttAATGTactaattttatgttaatatatcttaatattttaaaatactatcattagaaaaattatttataaaattgaatataaaaatcaaGTTTTATAACCATTCGTGAATTACTTAAGAATTATAAGAGAATAGTCtgatttaattttagtataaagtatataaaaattttacttGATGTTAAGAGTATAAGTTCTTAATCGTTTCCCAAACCCCATAATAGAGATATTACTCAAACGGGAGTATTGATCCATAAAGTGTCATAACTATAATAGATAAACCTTTTGCGAATCCAAAGTGGCAGCATTAGAGTTTCAATTGAATCTCCCATTTCGGCATTTTACTAACTCCCGTGTTCTACataattcatatataacttaCTATTCTACCTCTGCCTATACAAATTAACTtaggtttctttcttttaagaTTGCTCTTAGGATCTTTTGTTTCGTAAAAGAACAAGATAATTAGGTCTTTcgttatatcttttattattctcCCATATGTAAAGTATAGGTAAGGAATGATATATACTTTACTTTTGACTAACTTatgtataatttgaatttttatgtatatataaatatatggatATGGCTGtggtatatttcatattttattgatcttttttaattttgcatgTATACAAAAATACTTTGTATAAATTAGCAAAAAAAATTCTCAATCTTTTAATGTAACTTGTTACATGGCTAGTTTTGACTCATTAAccttgtttttgtcttttataaacatttaaaaggaatattttttaaaatctaagtTCCTTTtcataatcaatatattttagaaggttctttttttatacttaaatcgAAATCCTATCATTTCCTTCATAAAATGATTAGATGATTTGGAAACTGAAAATCTTAACACACTAACACCGTATTTGACATTACCTCCTTACTTAAGTTATACTACTCTCATGGAGATTTCAAAGTCTATGGGTATGTCACAATTTTTCTCTTCGTTTAACACTTATAATTAACTTTATATATCAATGTCGTGATCTTTATTAGCTACTTAAGGCAAAAAAGCTAAGCAAAGTTGGTGGAATGGAAGTAGGTAAGCTTATAAACAAGGACATAAGGGGTTAGATAAAACATAATTTGATCTTATactaaaagaaaacatgaaatgTTATGGTAAATTGTTGTTGGAAGAAACTATTGATATggattttataaaagtataattagaACACTTAACTTCAAATGATCACATTCCTAACATAAATATAACACTTTGTAATGTGGTAAAGGAAA
This genomic stretch from Vigna radiata var. radiata cultivar VC1973A chromosome 7, Vradiata_ver6, whole genome shotgun sequence harbors:
- the LOC111241965 gene encoding 60S ribosomal protein L29-1-like; translation: HPTTYLNLINGPHPVYECTPQPPLPRKSNCFSFSKNHTTHNQFDKAHINDIKKPRRHRHTSTKGMNPKFLRNQRYARKHNKKNREIASEEE